One Triticum dicoccoides isolate Atlit2015 ecotype Zavitan chromosome 5B, WEW_v2.0, whole genome shotgun sequence genomic window carries:
- the LOC119306389 gene encoding UDP-glucosyltransferase UGT13248-like, with protein sequence MSGSDHRIHVLLVSYPAQGHINPLLQLAKRLAGHRGIRCTLAVTRSVLGNSGGPSQAGAVHIAAFSDGCDRQGYDEVGDVQTFLARLESVGSSTLDELLRSESEHGRPVHAVVYDAFLLWAPRVARRHGAKCAAFFTQACAVNVVYAHAWAGLVKLPVDKQNAPAQLPGLPTMLSPADFPSFLTDPGSSPAYLHLLLQQCEGLEVADYSLINSFHELQPKEAEYLSSRWGAKAVGPSIPSAYLDNRMADDTSYGFHLHTPMAAESMAWLDDRPARSVAYVSFGSLATPDPAQVAEVAEGLYSSGQPFVWVVRASETWKLPEGFIGKAMGRGLFVTWSPQLEVLAHPAVGCFVTHCGWNSTIEALSIGVPMVAVPQWSDQPTNAKYVEDVWHVGVQVKGVVTKEELARCIREAMDDAKGYRTNAASWSHKAKKAMSEDGSSDRNIADFLSKLGLST encoded by the coding sequence ATGTCAGGGTCGGATCACAGAATTCACGTGCTCCTCGTCTCATACCCAGCCCAAGGCCACATCAACCCGCTTCTCCAGTTGGCGAAGCGGCTCGCCGGCCACCGCGGCATCCGCTGCACCCTCGCCGTGACCCGGTCCGTGCTCGGCAACTCCGGCGGACCATCTCAGGCCGGCGCGGTCCATATCGCCGCCTTCTCGGATGGGTGCGACCGGCAGGGCTACGATGAGGTCGGCGATGTGCAGACCTTCCTGGCACGGCTCGAGTCGGTCGGGTCGTCCACGCTGGACGAGCTCCTCCGCTCCGAATCGGAGCATGGCCGGCCGGTGCACGCCGTCGTGTACGACGCGTTCCTCCTCTGGGCGCCGCGTGTGGCACGGCGGCACGGCGCCAAGTGCGCGGCCTTCTTCACGCAGGCGTGCGCGGTGAACGTGGTGTACGCCCACGCGTGGGCAGGCCTTGTGAAACTCCCGGTGGACAAGCAGAACGCGCCGGCGCAGCTTCCTGGCCTGCCCACGATGCTGTCGCCGGCCGACTTCCCATCCTTCCTCACGGATCCGGGCAGCAGCCCCGCTTACCTGCACCTGCTGCTGCAGCAGTGCGAAGGGCTTGAGGTGGCAGACTACAGTCTCATCAACTCATTTCACGAGCTGCAGCCCAAGGAAGCAGAGTATTTGTCGTCGAGATGGGGGGCCAAGGCGGTTGGCCCGAGCATCCCGTCGGCGTACCTCGACAACCGCATGGCCGACGACACGTCCTACGGCTTCCACCTCCACACTCCGATGGCGGCGGAAAGTATGGCTTGGCTAGACGACAGACCGGCGCGCTCTGTGGCGTACGTTTCCTTCGGCAGCCTCGCCACGCCCGACCCGGCGCAGGTGGCCGAGGTCGCCGAGGGGCTGTACAGCAGCGGCCAACCCTTCGTGTGGGTCGTCAGGGCGTCCGAGACCTGGAAGCTGCCTGAGGGCTTCATCGGCAAGGCCATGGGGCGAGGGCTCTTCGTGACATGGAGCCCGCAGTTGGAGGTGCTGGCGCACCCGGCCGTCGGGTGCTTCGTCACCCACTGCGGGTGGAACTCGACGATAGAGGCCCTGAGCATCGGCGTGCCCATGGTCGCGGTGCCGCAGTGGTCAGACCAGCCGACCAACGCCAAATACGTCGAGGACGTCTGGCACGTGGGTGTGCAGGTGAAAGGGGTGGTGACCAAGGAGGAGCTCGCGAGGTGCATCAGAGAGGCCATGGATGATGCCAAGGGCTACAGGACGAATGCTGCAAGCTGGAGCCACAAGGCGAAGAAGGCCATGAGTGAAGATGGCAGCTCAGACCGCAACATTGCCGACTTCCTTTCCAAACTTGGACTGAGCACATGA